One genomic segment of Agromyces intestinalis includes these proteins:
- a CDS encoding FKBP-type peptidyl-prolyl cis-trans isomerase — MNRAQRIAAPVALAASAALLLAGCAGSPESTPTPTPTADGALACFEAVSGPDSDAITVDGAFGEANPTATFTTPLSATDLQTTVVTEGDGEVAASGTSADLVITMINATTGEQIVSQPATLAIGDGSVLDSFRSAIDCQPYGTRTVTVAPPASLYGETGNETLGVGADDTVVIVADVIGEYVEPEPEPLPTPAEWTENVPEVTRNGDAAPTIVIPDVAPSPDLELKVLEPGDGAEVGNGDSVTVNYVGINWDTKEQFDSSFDRGEPATFATSGVIPGFGAALVGQKVGTKLIVTIPPELGYGTAESANGLGGHTLVFYVEIVDTASAE, encoded by the coding sequence ATGAACCGTGCCCAGCGCATCGCTGCGCCCGTCGCACTCGCCGCTTCGGCCGCGCTCCTGCTCGCCGGCTGCGCCGGCAGCCCCGAGTCGACGCCGACGCCCACCCCCACCGCCGACGGCGCGCTGGCCTGCTTCGAGGCGGTCTCGGGGCCCGACAGCGACGCGATCACGGTCGACGGAGCGTTCGGCGAGGCGAACCCGACGGCGACGTTCACGACGCCGCTGTCGGCGACCGACCTGCAGACGACCGTCGTCACCGAGGGCGACGGCGAGGTGGCCGCGAGCGGCACCAGCGCCGACCTCGTCATCACGATGATCAACGCCACCACGGGCGAGCAGATCGTCTCGCAGCCCGCGACCCTGGCGATCGGCGACGGCTCGGTGCTCGACTCGTTCCGCTCGGCGATCGACTGCCAGCCCTACGGCACCCGCACCGTCACCGTCGCGCCGCCCGCGTCGCTCTACGGCGAGACGGGCAACGAGACCCTCGGCGTCGGCGCCGACGACACCGTCGTGATCGTCGCCGACGTCATCGGCGAGTACGTCGAGCCTGAGCCCGAGCCGCTGCCGACCCCCGCCGAGTGGACCGAGAACGTACCCGAGGTCACTCGGAACGGCGACGCCGCGCCCACCATCGTCATCCCCGACGTGGCCCCATCGCCCGACCTCGAGCTGAAGGTGCTCGAGCCGGGCGACGGTGCCGAGGTGGGCAACGGCGACAGCGTCACGGTGAACTACGTCGGCATCAACTGGGACACGAAAGAGCAGTTCGACTCGAGCTTCGACCGCGGCGAGCCTGCGACCTTCGCGACCTCGGGCGTCATCCCCGGCTTCGGGGCCGCGCTCGTCGGCCAGAAGGTCGGCACCAAGCTCATCGTGACGATTCCGCCCGAGCTCGGATACGGCACGGCCGAGTCGGCGAACGGCCTCGGGGGCCACACCCTCGTGTTCTACGTGGAGATCGTCGACACCGCGTCCGCGGAGTAG
- a CDS encoding Na+/H+ antiporter subunit E: MSRAEGHEPLIWKSLWRQAPLLIALVALWLLLWDHIDVLTVVTGVVLAILVTRTLYLPPVLLSGRFNPWRGLLLGLRMIFDVVRASLQVAFFSLMPWWKPMNAIIAVQLLTRSDLVTTLTAEAISVVPGTVVVDIDRERGLLYLHALGTRTHADVEHTRRQVLGTEERIVLAIGTHEQAESIRQARRQRRAAARDIRPKEHA, from the coding sequence ATGAGCCGTGCCGAGGGCCACGAGCCCCTGATCTGGAAGTCGCTGTGGCGGCAGGCTCCGTTGCTGATCGCGCTGGTCGCGCTGTGGTTGCTGCTGTGGGATCACATCGACGTGCTCACGGTCGTGACCGGCGTGGTGCTCGCGATCCTCGTCACCCGCACGCTGTACCTGCCGCCGGTGCTGCTGAGCGGTCGGTTCAACCCGTGGCGCGGCCTGCTGCTCGGGCTGCGCATGATCTTCGACGTCGTGCGTGCGTCGCTGCAGGTCGCGTTCTTCTCGCTGATGCCGTGGTGGAAGCCGATGAACGCGATCATCGCGGTGCAGCTGCTGACCCGCAGCGACCTCGTCACCACGCTCACGGCCGAGGCGATCTCGGTCGTCCCCGGCACCGTCGTGGTCGACATCGACCGCGAACGCGGCCTGCTCTACCTGCACGCGCTCGGCACCCGGACGCATGCCGACGTCGAGCACACCCGGCGCCAGGTGCTCGGCACCGAGGAGCGCATCGTGCTCGCGATCGGCACGCACGAGCAGGCCGAGTCGATCCGTCAGGCGCGGCGCCAACGTCGCGCTGCGGCCCGTGACATCCGACCGAAGGAGCACGCATGA
- a CDS encoding monovalent cation/H+ antiporter complex subunit F: MSFLTVVSIAAGIMFGIGGLAAVARIIRGPSILDRALATDVLLAIAMCALGAEMAINQHTDTLVILLVLAMFAVVGSISIARFMAKQDVS; the protein is encoded by the coding sequence ATGAGCTTCCTCACCGTGGTCAGCATCGCCGCCGGCATCATGTTCGGCATCGGCGGGCTCGCCGCCGTCGCACGCATCATCCGCGGCCCGTCGATCCTCGACCGTGCGCTCGCGACCGACGTGCTGCTCGCGATCGCGATGTGCGCGCTCGGCGCCGAGATGGCGATCAACCAGCACACCGACACGCTCGTGATCCTGCTGGTGCTCGCGATGTTCGCAGTCGTCGGCTCGATCTCGATCGCCCGGTTCATGGCGAAGCAGGATGTCTCGTGA
- a CDS encoding Na+/H+ antiporter subunit A yields MIFSLVVFGALSLVTPLLTRLLGRRVFLVLAVLPAAVFAVLLSWLPGVLAGQSVSETVEWIPTLDIALSFRADALALLLALIVTGVGALVLAYCAWYFDDDEPSLGRFAALLLAFAGVMLGLVTADDVFVLFTFWELTSVLSYLLIGHYTGRKESRGAALQALTVTTFGGLAMLVGLVVLAVAGGTTSLSELIANPVTGVAGEWGIALVLVGAISKSALVPFHFWLPAAMAAPTPVSAYLHAAAMVKAGVYLVARLAPGYAVLEAWHPIVIGLGTFTMLVGGWRALRQYDLKLLLAYGTVSQLGFLVLVTGFGTHDAALAGVALLLAHALFKAALFLVVGIIDHAAGTRDWRRLSGLGRRMPVLATVAMVAAASMAGLPPLIGFAAKEGVFASLLEATYASEPSGLAGWAWLALIGAIAGSILTVAYSVRFVWGAFWTRPSIAPTELHRPAAMAVASPLLLAAASLGFAFAIGWLEPLFAGYADELSGPHELHLALWHGFEPALFISLGVYALGALLVWGRARVARMQAALPPMLDSGRGYLRVVSFVDRVAAAVTTAIQHRGLPGYLAVIVLVFIGGLGFSAIVNTTWPDSVRLWDYPAQPFLALVMAVAAIAAATVRQRMTAVLLVSVTGYGLVLLFGMSGAPDLALTQGLVETIVIVVFVLVLRRLPKQIAQRHPSVHKLARGIIGLVAGAVMGVIGLVALGARIEPTIAGGLPALALEAHGKNIVNVMLVDIRAWDTLGEISVLVAVATGVASLIFVSGRTGGAPRLERRPQGRDRFRPVPEKASSIRAARPSLAEVEHETDAASEAAETRQTWLLAGPTLSPRRRSILIEVLVRLLFHPAIVVSVYLLFVGHNAPGGGFAGGLLAGLALVARYLAGGRYELGEAAPIDAGHLLGGGLLLAAGTAASSLLFGLAVFESSWFEADVPVLGTLSIGTSTLFDIGVYLVVVGLVLDILRSLGAEVDRQEEEAEESEDVDPGDLGRSGDRIDSPSQGEGVRT; encoded by the coding sequence ATGATCTTCAGCCTCGTGGTCTTCGGTGCGCTGTCGCTGGTCACTCCGCTCCTCACGAGGCTGCTGGGGCGGCGGGTCTTCCTCGTGCTGGCCGTGCTGCCGGCCGCCGTGTTCGCGGTGCTGCTGAGCTGGCTGCCCGGCGTGCTGGCGGGGCAGTCCGTCAGCGAGACCGTCGAGTGGATCCCCACCCTCGACATCGCACTCTCGTTCCGCGCCGACGCGCTGGCGCTGCTGCTCGCCCTCATCGTCACGGGCGTCGGCGCGCTCGTGCTGGCCTACTGCGCCTGGTACTTCGACGACGACGAGCCGTCGCTCGGCCGCTTCGCGGCGCTGCTGCTGGCCTTCGCGGGCGTCATGCTCGGGCTCGTGACCGCCGACGACGTGTTCGTGCTGTTCACCTTCTGGGAGCTCACGAGCGTGCTGAGCTACCTGCTCATCGGCCACTACACGGGCCGCAAAGAGAGTCGTGGTGCGGCCCTGCAGGCCCTCACCGTCACCACGTTCGGCGGTCTCGCGATGCTCGTGGGCCTGGTCGTGCTCGCGGTCGCGGGCGGCACCACCTCGCTCAGCGAGCTGATCGCGAATCCGGTCACGGGTGTCGCCGGGGAATGGGGCATCGCGCTCGTGCTGGTCGGGGCGATCTCGAAGTCGGCGCTCGTGCCGTTCCACTTCTGGCTTCCCGCGGCGATGGCCGCGCCCACGCCCGTGTCGGCGTACCTGCACGCCGCGGCGATGGTGAAGGCCGGCGTGTACCTCGTCGCGCGGCTGGCCCCCGGCTACGCCGTGCTCGAGGCGTGGCATCCGATCGTCATCGGGCTCGGCACGTTCACGATGCTCGTGGGCGGCTGGCGCGCCCTGCGCCAGTACGACCTCAAGCTGCTGCTCGCCTACGGCACGGTGTCGCAGCTCGGGTTCCTGGTGCTGGTCACCGGGTTCGGCACGCACGACGCCGCGCTCGCGGGTGTGGCCCTGCTGCTCGCCCACGCCCTCTTCAAGGCGGCGCTGTTCCTCGTCGTCGGCATCATCGACCACGCCGCGGGCACACGCGACTGGCGTCGCCTGTCGGGGCTCGGCCGCCGCATGCCGGTGCTGGCGACGGTCGCGATGGTCGCCGCGGCGTCGATGGCGGGCCTGCCGCCGCTGATCGGCTTCGCCGCGAAAGAGGGGGTGTTCGCCTCGCTCCTCGAGGCGACCTACGCGAGCGAGCCCAGCGGCCTGGCGGGCTGGGCGTGGCTCGCGCTCATCGGCGCGATCGCCGGGTCGATCCTCACGGTCGCGTACAGCGTGCGGTTCGTCTGGGGCGCGTTCTGGACCCGCCCGTCGATCGCCCCCACCGAGCTGCACCGGCCGGCGGCGATGGCGGTCGCGTCCCCGCTGCTGCTGGCGGCGGCCAGCCTCGGGTTCGCGTTCGCGATCGGATGGCTCGAGCCGCTGTTCGCGGGCTACGCCGACGAGCTGTCGGGCCCGCACGAGCTGCATCTCGCGCTCTGGCACGGATTCGAGCCGGCGCTGTTCATCTCGCTCGGCGTGTACGCGCTCGGCGCGCTGCTCGTGTGGGGCCGTGCCCGGGTCGCGCGCATGCAGGCCGCGCTGCCGCCGATGCTCGACTCGGGTCGCGGCTACCTGCGAGTGGTCTCGTTCGTCGACCGGGTCGCGGCGGCCGTGACGACCGCGATCCAGCATCGCGGGCTGCCCGGCTATCTGGCCGTCATCGTGCTGGTGTTCATCGGCGGCCTCGGGTTCTCGGCGATCGTGAACACGACCTGGCCCGACAGCGTCCGGCTCTGGGACTACCCCGCCCAGCCGTTCCTCGCGCTCGTCATGGCGGTGGCCGCGATCGCCGCGGCCACGGTGCGCCAGCGCATGACGGCGGTGCTGCTGGTGAGCGTCACCGGGTACGGTCTGGTGCTGCTGTTCGGCATGTCGGGTGCGCCCGACCTCGCGCTCACCCAGGGCCTCGTCGAGACCATCGTGATCGTGGTGTTCGTGCTCGTGCTGCGGCGGCTGCCGAAGCAGATCGCGCAGCGACACCCGTCGGTGCACAAGCTCGCACGCGGCATCATCGGGCTCGTCGCCGGCGCCGTGATGGGCGTCATCGGGCTCGTGGCGCTCGGCGCCCGCATCGAGCCGACCATCGCCGGGGGCCTGCCGGCGCTCGCCCTCGAGGCCCACGGCAAGAACATCGTGAACGTCATGCTCGTCGACATCCGCGCGTGGGACACGCTCGGCGAGATCTCGGTGCTCGTCGCCGTCGCCACGGGCGTCGCGAGCCTCATCTTCGTCTCGGGCCGCACGGGCGGCGCGCCCCGGCTCGAGCGCCGCCCGCAGGGGCGCGACCGGTTCCGGCCGGTGCCCGAGAAGGCGTCGTCGATCCGCGCGGCCCGGCCCAGCCTGGCCGAGGTCGAGCACGAGACGGATGCCGCGTCCGAAGCCGCCGAGACCCGTCAGACCTGGCTCCTCGCGGGCCCGACCCTTTCGCCGCGGCGCCGGTCGATCCTCATCGAGGTGCTCGTGCGGCTGCTGTTCCACCCGGCCATCGTGGTGTCGGTATACCTGCTGTTCGTCGGGCACAACGCGCCCGGGGGCGGGTTCGCCGGCGGACTGCTCGCGGGCCTCGCGCTCGTGGCGCGCTACCTCGCCGGCGGCCGGTACGAACTCGGCGAAGCGGCGCCCATCGACGCCGGCCACCTGCTCGGCGGGGGCCTGCTGCTCGCCGCCGGCACCGCGGCATCCTCCCTGCTGTTCGGCCTCGCCGTGTTCGAGTCGAGCTGGTTCGAGGCCGACGTGCCGGTGCTCGGCACGCTCTCGATCGGCACCTCGACCCTGTTCGACATCGGCGTGTACCTCGTCGTCGTCGGGCTCGTCCTCGACATCCTGCGCTCGCTCGGCGCCGAGGTCGATCGTCAAGAGGAAGAGGCCGAGGAGTCCGAGGACGTCGACCCCGGCGACCTCGGGCGCTCGGGCGACCGCATCGACTCCCCGTCCCAAGGTGAGGGGGTGCGCACATGA
- a CDS encoding class I SAM-dependent methyltransferase codes for MGDALEAEEAGPAPVGPADDHAALDAVLWDPIAFGVLVRTRPRFEEVVLDAGCGDGATALPTAELVGPSGRVDAIDPDEGLVALVRDRASDRMPQLHPFVGDLADRDPGEYDLVQCALGLRRLAAGDVDRLDDVVRALVSQARPGGRVAIAVWAGGSFDPLPEVLGGALAPEYGGDEDAAELAASARPSLPGAETPGAFAHRLAGLGLSGVRADVVPLHLELDDELAWRLVTGTTLRALLEDLDDDGVERVRTRALAAIADRSIASVDASVLVAVGRRPV; via the coding sequence ATGGGGGACGCACTCGAAGCGGAGGAGGCGGGCCCGGCGCCCGTCGGCCCCGCCGATGACCACGCCGCGCTCGACGCGGTGCTCTGGGATCCGATCGCCTTCGGAGTGCTGGTGCGCACGCGACCGCGCTTCGAGGAGGTCGTGCTCGACGCCGGCTGCGGCGACGGCGCCACCGCGTTGCCGACGGCCGAGCTGGTCGGGCCGAGCGGTCGAGTCGATGCGATCGATCCCGATGAGGGGCTGGTCGCGCTGGTGCGCGACCGCGCGAGCGACCGGATGCCGCAGCTGCACCCGTTCGTCGGGGATCTCGCCGACCGCGATCCGGGCGAGTACGACCTGGTGCAGTGCGCGCTCGGGCTGCGCCGACTCGCCGCGGGCGATGTCGATCGCCTCGACGACGTGGTGCGCGCGCTCGTGTCGCAGGCACGACCAGGTGGCCGGGTCGCGATCGCGGTCTGGGCGGGCGGGTCGTTCGACCCGCTGCCCGAGGTGCTCGGCGGCGCGCTCGCACCCGAGTACGGCGGCGACGAGGATGCCGCGGAGCTGGCGGCGTCCGCACGGCCGAGCCTGCCCGGCGCCGAGACCCCGGGCGCGTTCGCGCATCGACTCGCGGGGCTCGGGCTCTCGGGGGTGCGCGCCGATGTCGTGCCGCTGCACCTCGAACTCGACGACGAGCTGGCCTGGCGGCTCGTGACGGGCACGACGCTGCGTGCGCTGCTCGAGGACCTCGACGATGACGGGGTCGAGCGCGTGCGCACCAGGGCGCTCGCAGCGATCGCCGACCGGTCGATCGCGTCGGTCGACGCTTCGGTGCTGGTCGCGGTCGGTCGCCGGCCCGTCTGA
- a CDS encoding Na+/H+ antiporter subunit D translates to MTAALVPLVVLLPLLGAAVALILGRHRRAQMGVSATVLGAVVVIAAILLVTVDASGEGVVVAIGAWQPPFGIVLVVDRLSAIMLLISAIVLLGVLVYAVGQGIADQHRETPVSIFHPSYLILSAGVFNAFIAGDLFNLYVGFEILLSASYVLLTLGGTGERIRAGVTYIIVSLVSSLFFLSAIALIYGATGTANIAHLSVRIAELPADVQLILHLLLLIAFGIKAAVFPLSFWLPDSYPTAPAPVTAVFAGLLTKVGVYAIIRTETVIFADSDLSTLLLVIGGLTMVIGILGALTQADIKRLLSFTLVSHIGYMIFGIGLANEIGLAATIYYVVHHITVQTALFLTTGLIERFGGATSINRLAGLLKASPLLAILFFIPALNLGGIPPFSGFLGKAGLFLAGGEAAADASPGSAALIWIVIGAGAVTSLITLYALTRFWNMAFWRGRDELEGYESVLLNSVQEWPGANTATATARRTTPVLMVVATTSLVVVTILLTVFAGPLFELADRAARDLADPAAYVSLVFPGGIR, encoded by the coding sequence GTGACCGCCGCCCTCGTGCCCCTCGTCGTGCTGCTGCCGCTGCTCGGCGCGGCCGTCGCGCTCATCCTGGGCCGCCACCGCCGCGCGCAGATGGGTGTGTCGGCGACCGTGCTCGGCGCGGTCGTGGTGATCGCGGCGATTCTGCTCGTCACGGTCGACGCCTCGGGCGAGGGCGTGGTCGTCGCGATCGGGGCGTGGCAGCCGCCGTTCGGCATCGTGCTCGTCGTCGATCGATTGAGCGCGATCATGCTGCTGATCTCGGCGATCGTGCTGCTCGGCGTGCTCGTGTACGCCGTCGGCCAGGGCATCGCCGATCAGCACCGCGAGACGCCGGTGTCGATCTTCCACCCGTCGTACCTGATCCTGTCGGCCGGGGTGTTCAACGCCTTCATCGCCGGCGACCTGTTCAATCTGTACGTCGGGTTCGAGATCCTGCTGTCGGCGTCGTACGTGCTGCTCACTCTCGGCGGCACGGGCGAGCGCATCCGCGCGGGCGTCACGTACATCATCGTGAGCCTCGTCTCATCGCTGTTCTTCCTCTCGGCGATCGCGCTCATCTACGGCGCGACGGGCACCGCGAACATCGCCCACCTCTCGGTGCGCATCGCCGAGCTGCCCGCCGACGTGCAGCTCATCCTGCACCTGCTGCTGCTGATCGCGTTCGGCATCAAGGCCGCGGTGTTCCCGCTGTCGTTCTGGCTGCCCGATTCCTACCCGACCGCGCCTGCGCCGGTCACGGCGGTGTTCGCCGGCTTGCTGACGAAGGTCGGCGTGTATGCGATCATCCGCACCGAGACGGTGATCTTCGCCGACAGCGACCTGTCGACACTGCTCCTCGTGATCGGCGGACTCACGATGGTCATCGGCATCCTCGGTGCACTGACGCAGGCCGACATCAAGCGTCTGCTGTCGTTCACCCTGGTCAGCCACATCGGGTACATGATCTTCGGCATCGGACTGGCGAACGAGATCGGTCTCGCCGCGACGATCTACTACGTCGTGCACCACATCACGGTGCAGACCGCGCTGTTCCTCACGACCGGGCTCATCGAACGGTTCGGCGGGGCGACGTCGATCAACCGGCTCGCGGGCCTGCTCAAGGCGTCACCGCTGCTGGCGATCCTGTTCTTCATCCCGGCGCTGAATCTCGGCGGCATCCCGCCGTTCTCGGGCTTCCTCGGCAAGGCCGGCCTGTTCCTGGCGGGCGGTGAGGCGGCGGCGGATGCCTCGCCCGGCTCGGCTGCGCTCATCTGGATCGTGATCGGGGCCGGCGCAGTCACCTCGCTCATCACGCTCTACGCGCTGACCCGGTTCTGGAACATGGCGTTCTGGCGCGGCCGTGATGAGCTCGAGGGGTACGAGTCGGTGCTGCTGAACTCGGTGCAGGAGTGGCCGGGCGCGAACACCGCCACCGCCACGGCACGCCGCACGACACCCGTGCTCATGGTCGTCGCGACCACGTCGCTGGTCGTGGTGACGATCCTGCTCACGGTGTTCGCCGGCCCGCTGTTCGAACTCGCCGACCGCGCCGCACGCGACCTCGCCGATCCGGCGGCGTACGTGTCGCTCGTCTTCCCCGGAGGCATCCGATGA
- a CDS encoding NADH-quinone oxidoreductase subunit K — MTGSLTLVVLMAVLFGAGITIMLERSLTRVLIGFLLVGNAVNILIYLMSGAPGVAPILSDGVDEDAISDPLPQAFILTAIVINLGITAFMLALIYRSWWLAQLGDKGDLIDDEAELVEDAEEAADLIRSSAADDRAIQELIDASDEEPEGPDDDELELEASLRDREDRP; from the coding sequence ATGACCGGTTCGCTCACCCTCGTCGTGCTCATGGCCGTGCTGTTCGGCGCCGGAATCACGATCATGCTCGAGCGCAGCCTCACCCGCGTGCTCATCGGGTTCCTGCTCGTCGGCAACGCGGTGAACATCCTCATCTACCTGATGAGCGGGGCGCCGGGCGTCGCGCCGATCCTCTCCGACGGCGTCGACGAGGATGCAATCAGCGACCCGTTGCCGCAGGCGTTCATCCTCACCGCGATCGTCATCAACCTGGGCATCACGGCGTTCATGCTCGCCCTCATCTACCGGTCGTGGTGGCTGGCGCAGCTCGGCGACAAGGGCGACCTGATCGACGACGAGGCCGAGCTCGTCGAGGACGCCGAAGAGGCCGCCGACCTGATCCGCTCGTCCGCGGCCGACGACCGGGCCATCCAGGAGCTCATCGACGCCAGCGACGAAGAGCCCGAGGGGCCCGACGACGACGAGCTCGAGCTCGAGGCCTCGCTCCGCGACCGGGAGGACCGCCCGTGA
- a CDS encoding energy-coupling factor transporter transmembrane component T family protein: MTATAATPPEASASQPVSARFDPFAEAPKPRGRFLYALNPLAKLAGPLPVMFALVFTRGLAIPTVIIVVSLLLLLVGAKLRARVLAAVLIGLPVLVGVLGVSFGIWVDPARIDETSAAASVTLLQVGDWRFTLAAYLIGLATALRIAALLMLSLIAGLTSSGPELVRALVQNLRVPYRIGYTALAALRFVPRFAHELEVIRAAHRVRGTDHGHGPIAWLRRTLGLAIPLLAGAIRHAERVALAMDARAFGAHATRTERTISRWRVHDTAFVLLFWVGAAALYGWLLAV, from the coding sequence ATGACCGCGACCGCCGCGACACCGCCCGAGGCATCCGCTTCGCAGCCCGTGAGCGCCCGCTTCGACCCGTTCGCCGAGGCCCCCAAGCCGCGCGGACGCTTCCTGTATGCGCTCAATCCGCTCGCGAAACTCGCCGGGCCGTTGCCCGTCATGTTCGCGCTCGTCTTCACGCGCGGCCTCGCGATCCCGACCGTGATCATCGTCGTGTCGCTGCTGCTGCTGCTCGTCGGCGCGAAGCTGCGCGCGCGTGTGCTCGCCGCGGTGCTCATCGGCCTGCCGGTGCTCGTCGGTGTGCTCGGCGTGAGCTTCGGCATCTGGGTCGACCCGGCGCGCATCGACGAGACGTCGGCCGCGGCATCCGTCACCCTGTTGCAGGTCGGTGACTGGCGCTTCACGCTCGCGGCGTACCTCATCGGCCTCGCGACCGCGCTGCGCATCGCCGCGCTGCTCATGCTGAGCCTCATCGCGGGGCTCACCTCGTCGGGCCCCGAGCTCGTGCGCGCGCTCGTGCAGAACCTGCGGGTGCCGTACCGCATCGGGTACACCGCGCTCGCGGCGCTGCGGTTCGTGCCGCGGTTCGCACACGAGCTCGAGGTGATCCGTGCGGCGCATCGGGTGCGCGGCACCGATCACGGGCACGGGCCGATCGCGTGGCTGCGGCGCACGCTCGGGCTCGCGATCCCGCTGCTGGCCGGAGCCATCCGTCACGCCGAGCGCGTCGCCCTCGCCATGGACGCGCGCGCCTTCGGCGCCCACGCCACTCGCACCGAACGCACGATCAGCCGTTGGCGCGTGCACGACACGGCGTTCGTGCTGCTCTTCTGGGTCGGCGCCGCCGCCCTCTACGGGTGGCTGCTCGCGGTCTGA